TGGCGCACGGGTTTTTTCGTTGTTGAGCTTAGATTCGTTGGTTCGAAAACTAAAACTTGATTTTAGAGACGTATTTTCAAAAGGTTTTTTCTACAACAGCATGCAAGGTTCTATGCAGTTAGAGAACGGTATCGCTTATACAAAAGACACTAAGATGGATGGCGTTCCGGCTGATTTAACCATTAAAGGCTACGCAAATTTAAATACGCTTGATATCAACTACGATCTCGCTGTTGCGCCGCAGGTTACCTCAAGTATTCCGGTTATTGTGGCGTGGATGGTAAACCCAGTAACAGGGCTAGCAGCATTGGCACTAGATAAAGTAATACACTCTGCGCGCGTAATTTCTGAAATTAACTTTAAAGTGACTGGCACCATGAGTGAGCCTGTTGTTCAGGAGCTAGATAGAAAAAGCCGTGAAGTTACCTTACCACAAGCGGCGCAAAACCAGCCCCAAGCCTCAGTCGATTTAAAACTTAAAGATGCTGAAGTAACCGCAACTAATGACTAATTTAGCGAAGCCTAACAACCACAATATATATGCTTTGCAAATGTGCTCTGGTCTAAATGCTGACGACAATATTGCAGAGTTAAAAAAAGCATTAAACACACTTCCCGCAACACGGCCATTGCTTATATGTCTCCCTGAGGCCTTTTTGGTGTTTAGCAAAAGTGGTCACGACACGCTGTTAATAGCTAAACATATTGAGCAATACAAACGTCAAATAAGCCAGTTGTGTAAACACCATAATATTTGGTTAAGCGCAGGGACAATTCCTGAGCCTTACAACAATACTAAATATTATGCCGCCTCACATTTATATAATAATCAGGGTGAGTGCGTTGCAACGTATAATAAAATACACCTATTTGATGTAAACGTAGATGATAAAACGGGGAGTTACCGCGAATCCGATTTTACCCAAGCTGGTAGCGATGTGGTTGTGGTTGAATCCCCCTTTGGTAAACTAGGTCTAACAATATGTTATGATCTGCGTTTTAGTGGCTTATTTACTGCGCTTGTGCGTAAAGGCGCAGAGGTTATTTTGGTACCAAGTGCATTTACAATGGTTACAGGCCAAGTACATTGGCAACCATTATTAGCGGCGCGAGCGATAGAAACCCAATGTTATGTCGTTGCTGCAGCCCAATATGGCGCACATGAAAATGGCCGACAAACGTATGGTCACAGTATTATTATTTCACCCTGGGGTAACACTTTAAGTAATTTACCCAGCGGTACAGGTTTTATTAGCGCTAACGCTGATTTAGAGCAGTTAAAAAAAATTAGACGAGATATGCCTGTGCAGTCTCATCAACGATTTAGAGAGCATTTATTATGAATTCGGTTGAACAGCATTTATTACACGACAGCCAGCTAAATAGAGAAGAGCTCGAAAAAACGCTCGCCTACATACATCAGCACAAAGTAGATTACGCCGATTTATACTTTCAATCGAGTCATCACGAGTCGTGGGTACTTGAAGATGGCCTAGTAAAAGAAGGCTCTTACAATGTAGAGCGCGGAGTTGGCGTACGTGCAGTAAGCGGCGAAAAAACGGGCTTTTCATATTCAGATGCTATCAACTTAGAAGCGCTTAACAAAGCGGCTACAGCAGCTCGCAGCATTGCCGATGCAGGCGAAGATAAAGCTATTAAAGTATTTAGCGATGTATCAGCAAAAGTGCAATTTGCACCGCATCAGCCAATTTCAAGTATGAGCGATAGCGATAAAGTTAGTTTATTACGCGAGCTTGAAAACTACATTCGAGAACTCGCCCCCGATGCAGAGCAAGTAATTAGCTCTATGTCAGCAGTATACGAAGAAGTATTAATTGCAGCCAGTGACGGTACATTTGCTACCGATATTCGCCCGCTTATTCGTTTAAACTGTTCAGTATTGCTTGAAAAAAATGGCCGTCGTGAGCGTGGTGGCGCAGGCGGTGGAGCACGTTTAGATTACGGCTATTTTAAAGAGCTGGTAAACGGTAAACCACGTTGGATGGAGTTTGCACAAGAAGCTGTACGCCAAGCTAAAGTCAACCTAGAAGCCATTGACGCACCAGCTGGCACTATGGAAGTGGTATTAGGAAATGGTTGGCCAGGTGTACTTTTACACGAAGCGGTAGGCCATGGCCTTGAAGGCGACTTTAATCGTAAAGGCGCATCAGCGTTTAGCGGTAAAGTAGGCCAAAAAGTAGCTTCTGAGTTATGTACCGTCGTTGACGATGGCACCATGGCCGATCGTCGCGGCTCTCTAAACGTAGATGATGAAGGCACGCCTGCTGCATATAACGTGCTTATCGAAAACGGTATTTTAAAAGGCTACATGCAAGATAAGCTAAACGCACGTTTAATGGGGGTTAACCCAACCGGAAATGCGCGTCGTGAGTCGTATGCGCACTTACCTATGCCACGCATGACAAATACCTATATGTTAGGTGGCGAGCATAGCCAAGCCGATATTATCAGTAGCGTTAAAAAAGGCGTGTTTGCACCTAACTTTGGTGGCGGGCAGGTTGATATTACCTCGGGTAAGTTTGTATTTAGTGCATCAGAAGCGTACTTAATTGAAAACGGTAAAATTACTCAGCCGATTAAAGGCGCAACACTTATTGGTAATGGCCCAGAAGTAATGCAGCAAATATCGATGGTTGGTAACGACTTAGCACTTGATAAAGGTGTTGGTGTTTGTGGTAAAGATGGTCAAAGTGTTCCGGTAGGCGTTGGTCAGCCTAGCCTTAAAATTGATCAGCTAACGGTCGGTGGAACAACTTAAAGGCCCAACCGATAAAGTTTAGGCGCGAAACCCTTCGCGCCTAGTCGCTCTATGAGCTAGTTGCTTGGTTATTTACTCCGCTTAACGCAATTTTATGCTTCATTTCTTCTTCATACCATAGCGCCATAAAACACTCAGTGAGTTTATGCTCTATGTCCAGTGCCTGCTCGGTTGGGCAAAATAGCGTAAAGCGCGCTTTAAACTCACCCAATTCGGTTGTTCCAAAATGTATTTCTGGTGCAGGGCCCGATATTTTTGCATCTAGTTTTCGCTCAATAATCGAGTTATAACGAGTGGCGAGCTCTTCAAACTCTTCGCAGTACATTTTAGCTTTCACCGAGAGCGTGTCGTAAATTGGGTAAGGGTTAAAGCTCTCTTTTCGAACAATAGAAAAGCTATGTGTTGCAAAGCGTTTTACATAATTTAGATTTTTAATTGGGCTGGTGATGAGTTTATTATTAGGTATGTAAATCGTTTTTCTTGAAAATTGATAAGTGTGCATGTCTATTTCATGCATGGTTGTTTTTATCCAGTCTGTTTCTGCTACTTCACCGTAATATTCACCGACTTGCACCCAGTCGCCAACTCTAAATGGGCGTGTAGTGACTAAGTAAAAAAAGCCAATAACACATTGAATAAACTCACGAGTGGCTAAAACAATGGCAACTGCAAAGGCCGCGATAGATAACGCAAAATTTTGAATTTCAGTCGACCACACAAACAATAGCGACAACACCAACACAAAATTAATAAAATGCTTAATGTTATGCGCAATGTAGCGAATATCTTTGTCTTTTTTTTCTGCGCGGTTTCTCGCTAATTTATCAACAAGTACTTTTAATCCAAGTGCAAAACTAAGCATAACAATTGAAACAAGAAACGGGTGTAGCAATATATCAGTAATCATAATATCCAGTTGTAGGTATGTTGATAAACACACGCTAGTATATTGAGTTATTTAGCTAATAAGCAAATTTTACCCTAATAAAAAGGCCCCTTAACACATAACTGTAAGGGGCCTAGTTAAATTAGTAAATAACTTGAACTCTGGTTAAGAGATTTATTATCCAGAGTTTAGGTTAAATAGCTTAGCGCATGGTAACAAACTCTTCAGAGCCCGTTGGATGTAGTGCAACAACAGCATCAAAGTCAGCTTTAGTTGCGCCCATTTTCATCGCTACGGCAAAGCCCTGAATCATTTCATCAACGGCAAAACCAAGGCCATGTAAGCCAACCACTTTTTCGTCTTCTCCTGCGCAAACTAGCATCATATTACATGCTTGGCGGTGCTGAGTTACCGCGGTGTACATAGCAGCAAAGCTTGATTTATACACTTTTACGTTTTCTGCGCCGTACTGAGAAATCGCTTCTTGCTCGGTTAAACCAATGGTACCAATAGGCGGATGACTAAATACCACGGTAGGTACTAGGCTATAATCCATTTTTAAATCGTCTGGGAGGTCTTTATTAAATAAGCGTTCTGATAACGTGCGGCCTGCTTTAACTGCCACAGGGGTAAGCTCAATACCGCCTTCAATAATATCACCCACTGCATAAACGTTTTTAGCCGTCGTATTTTGGTACTCATCTACTTTCACATAACCGCTTTCATTTACTTCTACACCGGCTGCTGCAAGGTTTATCTTGTCTGTTGTAGGTGTGCGGCCAATGGCCCAAATAACCTGATCAACATTTTGGCTGTAACCGTTTTCAAAATGAATAGTTAAACTGCCGTCACTTTCTTTGATTACTTCTTTAGGGGAGCATTCAGTATGAAGAGTCGGACCTTCTTTAGCCATAATATCGACTAGCGTGTCGATTATGTAGGGGTCAAATGTACGCAGTGGCTTACTTTTACGAACGAATAAATGTGTTTCTGTGCCTAAACTATGTAATACACCTGCAATCTCTACGGCAATGTAACCGGCACCGATTACAGCTACGCGTTTAGGTTGTTCGTTAAGCTCA
This DNA window, taken from Pseudoalteromonas marina, encodes the following:
- a CDS encoding mechanosensitive ion channel family protein; amino-acid sequence: MITDILLHPFLVSIVMLSFALGLKVLVDKLARNRAEKKDKDIRYIAHNIKHFINFVLVLSLLFVWSTEIQNFALSIAAFAVAIVLATREFIQCVIGFFYLVTTRPFRVGDWVQVGEYYGEVAETDWIKTTMHEIDMHTYQFSRKTIYIPNNKLITSPIKNLNYVKRFATHSFSIVRKESFNPYPIYDTLSVKAKMYCEEFEELATRYNSIIERKLDAKISGPAPEIHFGTTELGEFKARFTLFCPTEQALDIEHKLTECFMALWYEEEMKHKIALSGVNNQATSS
- the tldD gene encoding metalloprotease TldD, whose protein sequence is MNSVEQHLLHDSQLNREELEKTLAYIHQHKVDYADLYFQSSHHESWVLEDGLVKEGSYNVERGVGVRAVSGEKTGFSYSDAINLEALNKAATAARSIADAGEDKAIKVFSDVSAKVQFAPHQPISSMSDSDKVSLLRELENYIRELAPDAEQVISSMSAVYEEVLIAASDGTFATDIRPLIRLNCSVLLEKNGRRERGGAGGGARLDYGYFKELVNGKPRWMEFAQEAVRQAKVNLEAIDAPAGTMEVVLGNGWPGVLLHEAVGHGLEGDFNRKGASAFSGKVGQKVASELCTVVDDGTMADRRGSLNVDDEGTPAAYNVLIENGILKGYMQDKLNARLMGVNPTGNARRESYAHLPMPRMTNTYMLGGEHSQADIISSVKKGVFAPNFGGGQVDITSGKFVFSASEAYLIENGKITQPIKGATLIGNGPEVMQQISMVGNDLALDKGVGVCGKDGQSVPVGVGQPSLKIDQLTVGGTT
- a CDS encoding carbon-nitrogen hydrolase family protein, yielding MTNLAKPNNHNIYALQMCSGLNADDNIAELKKALNTLPATRPLLICLPEAFLVFSKSGHDTLLIAKHIEQYKRQISQLCKHHNIWLSAGTIPEPYNNTKYYAASHLYNNQGECVATYNKIHLFDVNVDDKTGSYRESDFTQAGSDVVVVESPFGKLGLTICYDLRFSGLFTALVRKGAEVILVPSAFTMVTGQVHWQPLLAARAIETQCYVVAAAQYGAHENGRQTYGHSIIISPWGNTLSNLPSGTGFISANADLEQLKKIRRDMPVQSHQRFREHLL
- the gorA gene encoding glutathione-disulfide reductase, which codes for MTQHFDYIAIGGGSGGIASANRAAMRGAKVALIEAKHMGGTCVNVGCVPKKVMWHGAQVAEAINLYAPDYGFNVEVKDFNWSKLVESREAYIGRIHKGYDNGLASNGVTVIKGFATFIDSKTVEVNGEHYTADHILVAVGGRPTIPNIPGAEHGIDSNGFFELNEQPKRVAVIGAGYIAVEIAGVLHSLGTETHLFVRKSKPLRTFDPYIIDTLVDIMAKEGPTLHTECSPKEVIKESDGSLTIHFENGYSQNVDQVIWAIGRTPTTDKINLAAAGVEVNESGYVKVDEYQNTTAKNVYAVGDIIEGGIELTPVAVKAGRTLSERLFNKDLPDDLKMDYSLVPTVVFSHPPIGTIGLTEQEAISQYGAENVKVYKSSFAAMYTAVTQHRQACNMMLVCAGEDEKVVGLHGLGFAVDEMIQGFAVAMKMGATKADFDAVVALHPTGSEEFVTMR